The DNA sequence GAAAGCTGACTGAAGCTAAAAATGAAGATATCTTTGAAAAAACTTTAGAAGCAAAAGCTCAACAGGTACCGGATACTTATTCTCAGCCTTGGGAGCAATATAAAGTATTAAAGCAGAAGATTAACGAATTGGTTTCTCATGCTGAAAAGATCAAAGACAAATTAAAAACTGAATCTGAATTTGTTGAGAAAGATGCAGCGACAGGAAAATTAACAGATGTTAGTGAAAACTTCTCTGCATTAAATAATAATGAAGCTACAACCCATTATTTCTTTAAAGATGGAGATGAAAACTCTGCTTCAACAGGAGCTGATGATTTAAAGAAAAGAATTGATGATGTTAGAAACTACATTAATGCAACTTTTTCAAATAATCCTCAGTTACAGGCTTTAGTTGAAAGAGCAAATAAATCTTTAATTGCTGAATATGGTAAAGGACAATCACCAAATGATAAAACCTGGTTACAGAATAAATTTTATCATCAGCCTTTGATTGCTGCGATCTCTAACTTAGAGATTATCCAGAATGATGCAAGAAATGTACAATCAGATGCATTAGCTTTATTACTAAGAGAAAAAGTAGATGCTAGTATTAAATTCAGCAGCTATGAACCAATTGTTTCAGGACCTGTAGATATTCAGTCTGGAAAACAAGCTGAAGTTAAAGTAATGTTGGGAACTTATTCTACAAGTAATAAGATTAACATTACAGGTGTTAGCAAACTAGAGAATGGAAAAGGAACTATTTCAATTTCAGGATCAGGTCTTGGAGAGCATAAATTAAATGGTACTATTACTTTAACAGATGCGTCTGGTAAACCTCAGAGTTTCCCTTGGACACATACATATAATGTAATTGCAGGACCAAGAGAAGTAAAACTTGAAAAAGGATTATTGCTTTCTCCGGATAAAATGAATGTACTTTACAGAGGATTAGAGAATCCTTTATCAGGTTCTATCTTAGGTGCTGATAATTCTAAATTATCATTATCTGCTGCCGGAGCTGTTGTAAAAGGTACTGGTCCAGGAAAGTGGAATGTTACTCCTTCTACTGGAAATACGATTAAATTGACATTATCTGGAACTGATCCTTATGGTAAAACAGTTTCTCAGGTATTTGAATATAGAATTAAAAACGTTCCTCCTCCACAAGGTCAGATGAGAGGTCAGACGGTATTGAACATTCCTGCATCTTCGATTCCAAATCAGATGGTACAGGCTGCTTTACCAGATTTCGACTTCCCGGTTTCATTTACTGTAAATCAGTTTATGGTTAAAGTTCCAGGAAAGGCTGCATTATTAATTAAAGGCAACAGTCTTGATGAAGCTGCAGGGTTAGTGAGAAACTTGAGAGCGGGCGATGTAGTGTATGTTTTTGATATTAAAGCGACTGCTACAGGATTAGGAAATCAAACATTGAAAAATATTTCTCCTGTTGTAATCAATGTTCAATAATTTTAATAAGTTAAATAATATTATGAAAAAATATATAAGCGCTTTTTTAGTTGTAGTTTCGGGGGTTGCTTTTTCCCAGACTATTCTGAATGCCTCTTCTCCTGAAGAATTCAGACAAATGAGAGCTGAAAACAAGCAAAAAGTTGGAGATACAATTGTCGATAAAACAGTAAAGCCTTTGGAATACGGTTTTGTAGAAGATAAAGATATCCTGAAAAGTATGTTTGTTTGGGAGATTATTGATATGAATGATAAGATTAATCAGCCATTGTATTATGATAATCCTGATGGTCTTCTTGCAACTCAAACAAGATCTTTATATCAGTTGCTTTTAGATGCTGCTACTACTGGTAAGATTCAGGAAGTATATGACGACGAAAACTTTGTAACTAAGCTTAGCCCTGAAGGGATTCAAAAAAGATTGGAAAGTGTAAGAGTTTCCGATGCTGCGATTGATATCTTAAACTCAGGAAGACAGTTAACGGATCAGGAGAAAAAAGAGTATACTGATATCTTTAAAACTACGACTGATAAAGTAAAAGTTCTTAAAATTATGGGTATGTGGTTCATCGACAAGAGAGATGGTCAAATGAAATACAGACCTCTAGGTATTGCTGCTATGGGACCAGATCCAGCTGTACAAGGAAGAACAGGACCAGACGGACAACCTTTAGCAGGTGCTAATGAGCTGATCGATCTATTCTGGATCTATTATCCAAGTGCAAGAGAAATATTAGCTAATAACTATGTTTATAATAGAAAGAACTCTTCTGCTGACCTATCATTCGATGATATTATTAACGCAAGACGTTTCTCCGCTATTATCTACAAATCATCAAATGGTTTAGGAGATGGTACGATTAAGGACTATATTCCAAGAAATGCTGATGAGCAGATAGAAGAAAGCGATAGAATTAAAGCGCAGATTCTTGACATGGAAAATGATATGTGGAATTATTAAATTTCACTTGATATTTATACAAAACCTGAGTATTTTTACTCAGGTTTTTTTATTATGAAAAATGTAGATTATATTATTGTAGGGGATGGATACGCCGGACTTTTTTTTGCTCATCAGCTGATAAAGAATAATAAGTCATTTGTTATTTTTTCTGAGGGGAGAAAAAGTGCATCACAGGTTTCTGCGGGAATTATTAATCCTGTAGTTCTAAAGAAATTTACAACATTCTGGTTGGCCCAGGAGCAAATAGATTTTCTTAAGGAAAGTCTTCGTGAGATTGAATCATATACGGGTAAGAACTATTTAATTAATGCTCCGATTCATCGGGTATTTCATGATGAGAGTGAACAAAAACTATGGTTAAAGAAATCCGATAACAGCGAATTATCAGGGTTTTTAAACAAAGATTTTTATGATTTAGATGGAATTAACAATCCTTTTCATACAGGAAAAGTTAATCAGTCTGCAAGGCTGAATGTAAATGGCTTTTTTGGCGACCTTTTCAATTATTTTAATGAACATGGACAGCTTATCAAAGAAAAGTTTGAATACGAAAAAGTAAATGCTCTTGATTCAGTTTATAAAGATATTTCTTTTAAACATATTATTTTTTGTGAAGGAATGGGAGTGAAAAATAATCCTTACTTTTCTGATATTGCTGTAATCCCGAATAAAGGACATCATATTAGAGTTAAATTATTGCAAGCCATTCAAACTGATGTTACAATAAAAAAGAAACATTTTTTGTTTCCAATAGATGGTGGGCTTCACTTTTATGGCGGAACCTATGACAGGGAACAATTGCATAACCATATTGACGATTCTGCTGTCGAACAACTTAGAAGAGGGCTGTCTGAAGTTTATCCTGGTGATTTTGAAGTAAGCGAAGTTCATTTTGGATTCAGACCTACTGTTAAAGATAGAAGGCCTATCATAGGAAATCATCCTGAATATAGAAATTTTTATGTTCTTAATGGACTTGGAGCACGGGGAATTCTGAATGGGTGTTATTTTTCGCAAAGTTTATATCAGCATATTGAAGAAGGAATCTCTTTGCCTGACGAAGTTTCTCTTTCAAGATTTTCTTAAGATTCTGAAGCGGTTTTCGGAATTTCAACTATCTTCAAGTTTTAGAAATCGATATTAAAATGAATGAAAATGTTCTGGGGATTACAGCGGGTGTACTTACATCTATTTCAATGATCCCGCAGCTTATAAAGGTAATAAAAGAAAGAAATGTTGATGATATTTCCTGGCTTATGCTGCTGATCCTTATTGGCGGACTCTCTTTGTGGGTCTGGTATGGGATATTAAAGGATGAGTTGCCTATTATTTTATCTAATTCGTTTGCTGTACTATTGAATATGTCACTTTTAATTTGTTTTATAATTTACAGGAAAAAATAATAAAGGCACTCTATAAAAATGGAGTGCCTTTTATTTTTTTATTATATGCTAAGTTTTTTACTTCTGTAAAATGAATTTTGCCAGTGGTGCCATCTTAGCCTTATTAAGGGTTAAAGTATTCCCATTTAATGAATAATTGTCTGCAGCAAGAAGAGCTTTGGTGAAAAGCTGTTCAGTCTCTAAATCATCACAAGCCATCATTGTAGACATGCCCTGATTGAACTTTATACGCATGATATCCGGTTTGATTTCAAAAGTGCCGCCAATACCGTTGCAGCCTGCATTCCCACTATATCTCATATCATTTGTATTTAATGAAAAATAAGGGTTGTTTTTTGGGTTTTTAAGCTTTATCGGTTGACCATTAATCTCAGTTAATTTCCATGTTTTCCCGACAATATCGGTGTCATTTTTTTGTACAGTTGTTTTGCTTGTGCAGCACATCAAAAATAAAAAAAGACAAAATACAAATGAGAATTTGAATAGTTTTTTCATGATTATTGGTTTTAATTGGAATGGAACACCTAAAATTCTACTTATTTAGTAAGACGCCATTTTACTGTCTCCTTGTGCTTTTTTATCTTGTTTATGGTGGAATAATACCATATCAACATTTCTTTTCAGAAAAGTAATATTTCCCCTGATATTTGAATATTGATACTCCGAATTTGAGGCAGTATAATCAGGCAGATCTTTATTTTTTTTAAGTTCATAGGATTTGCCGTCTAAGTGCACTACAGCTGTATTATCTGTATTGTTAATGGCAACTTCTATTTTGTCTCCGTAGTTGTCTGTAAAAACATCTTTGATTATTTCATCTGTTTCCACAGATTGTGTTGCAACAATTTCGGGTTCTTCCTTAGCTGAAGTTTTACATGCTGTTACTGATGCTACAGCCAGAACAAGAATGATGGATTGAAATATTTTTTTCATAATTATTTGTGATTAGGTGTTTCACGATTGGACATTTGTGGACTGTAAAATTACAATTATTTTATGGAATATTTGTTAATTTTTAATAAATTAATTGAATATTCATATGAATTATTGAGAAAATATTTTGGTTTCAAAAAGGGTAATTTTGCTTTTTTAACTATTTTTTATTCATTTAAGAATAATTTTCATAGTTGGTGAGTTGAGATTTATTTGTATAAAAAGTGTTGGGAAGTATCTTTAAATCTATAATCTTTCGATATTCTGATTGAAATAAAAAGAGGATATTCCCATTAATAATATTTAGAGGTGAGTTAAATTTTGTTAATCTGTATCATAATATTCAAATCTAAGCTTACCTTTGCCACTTCAAAATGAGAAACTATATTGTGTATTTTTTGACAAGCTTATTTCTGCTTTTTATAGTAGAGAGTAAGATCAATGTCAAAACATTACATAATCATCTTCCTGACCATGTTTCCCATCATTTACCTAAAAAAGCAAACCGCTTAAATCAAACCTACGATAAATTATCTATTCAACAAATGTTGGATAATGTGGATAATTCTTCTTTAGAACTTACCGAAGATGATTTTCAGTTATCGGATACTGCACAAAATGCTGTCCTTTTTGTGGGTGTTTTTAGTTTGGTCTATTTCTTTGGTCTATTTAACTACAGACGTTTAAAACCCAATATACAAGGGTTTATTTCAAGTTATTCTTCCGTAAAAAAATTCATTCTGATACGTTCTATCAGAATTTAAAATTTATTTTTCGATTT is a window from the Chryseobacterium sp. T16E-39 genome containing:
- a CDS encoding GldM family protein; the protein is MAQGKQTPRQKMINLMYLVFIAMMALNIDAEIIRSYYDSTISLRETRKLTEAKNEDIFEKTLEAKAQQVPDTYSQPWEQYKVLKQKINELVSHAEKIKDKLKTESEFVEKDAATGKLTDVSENFSALNNNEATTHYFFKDGDENSASTGADDLKKRIDDVRNYINATFSNNPQLQALVERANKSLIAEYGKGQSPNDKTWLQNKFYHQPLIAAISNLEIIQNDARNVQSDALALLLREKVDASIKFSSYEPIVSGPVDIQSGKQAEVKVMLGTYSTSNKINITGVSKLENGKGTISISGSGLGEHKLNGTITLTDASGKPQSFPWTHTYNVIAGPREVKLEKGLLLSPDKMNVLYRGLENPLSGSILGADNSKLSLSAAGAVVKGTGPGKWNVTPSTGNTIKLTLSGTDPYGKTVSQVFEYRIKNVPPPQGQMRGQTVLNIPASSIPNQMVQAALPDFDFPVSFTVNQFMVKVPGKAALLIKGNSLDEAAGLVRNLRAGDVVYVFDIKATATGLGNQTLKNISPVVINVQ
- the gldN gene encoding gliding motility protein GldN; translation: MKKYISAFLVVVSGVAFSQTILNASSPEEFRQMRAENKQKVGDTIVDKTVKPLEYGFVEDKDILKSMFVWEIIDMNDKINQPLYYDNPDGLLATQTRSLYQLLLDAATTGKIQEVYDDENFVTKLSPEGIQKRLESVRVSDAAIDILNSGRQLTDQEKKEYTDIFKTTTDKVKVLKIMGMWFIDKRDGQMKYRPLGIAAMGPDPAVQGRTGPDGQPLAGANELIDLFWIYYPSAREILANNYVYNRKNSSADLSFDDIINARRFSAIIYKSSNGLGDGTIKDYIPRNADEQIEESDRIKAQILDMENDMWNY
- a CDS encoding NAD(P)/FAD-dependent oxidoreductase, giving the protein MKNVDYIIVGDGYAGLFFAHQLIKNNKSFVIFSEGRKSASQVSAGIINPVVLKKFTTFWLAQEQIDFLKESLREIESYTGKNYLINAPIHRVFHDESEQKLWLKKSDNSELSGFLNKDFYDLDGINNPFHTGKVNQSARLNVNGFFGDLFNYFNEHGQLIKEKFEYEKVNALDSVYKDISFKHIIFCEGMGVKNNPYFSDIAVIPNKGHHIRVKLLQAIQTDVTIKKKHFLFPIDGGLHFYGGTYDREQLHNHIDDSAVEQLRRGLSEVYPGDFEVSEVHFGFRPTVKDRRPIIGNHPEYRNFYVLNGLGARGILNGCYFSQSLYQHIEEGISLPDEVSLSRFS
- a CDS encoding SemiSWEET transporter, yielding MNENVLGITAGVLTSISMIPQLIKVIKERNVDDISWLMLLILIGGLSLWVWYGILKDELPIILSNSFAVLLNMSLLICFIIYRKK
- a CDS encoding META domain-containing protein; the protein is MKKLFKFSFVFCLFLFLMCCTSKTTVQKNDTDIVGKTWKLTEINGQPIKLKNPKNNPYFSLNTNDMRYSGNAGCNGIGGTFEIKPDIMRIKFNQGMSTMMACDDLETEQLFTKALLAADNYSLNGNTLTLNKAKMAPLAKFILQK